The DNA region CCCGGGGCGATACAATCGTCCGGTTCAATTCTATTTCGCTTCCGTAATAAGCAATAAGCGCATTTTGATCGCAAATATATAATGGAACACCTTCTTCGGCTACGTAAAATTTTTCCGTGTCCTCTTCCCTTTCTTCTGTTTTATTTTCAATTTTATTGACCGGTTTATCATGCATATCAATCCATCTCATCGATCTTTCGGTTACTCTCTCATATCAAATCGAGGTCAATCATGCCGATCCGCATATCTGCCACAAATCATATCCTTGTCCCCTTTTCTTCAAGCTTCCCTCTCCGGTCACCCGGCGATTTCCGCATCCTCTATGTTTCCGTTTTTATCCATACGCACAATGATGCAGTGTCCCCAGAAAATATCCCCGTCATCATAATACGCTTCTATTGATCCGTCGTTACGGAAAGCCAATTCGGACAAGGTGATCCGATCTGCAAATTGCTCTGCCGTGATTGGTTCCTCATCAGCATCACCCAGCCAGTCGTTCGCTGTGTCCAGCATATGACCGGCAGCATAGGCGCGAAGCTGCCGATCCAGTTCGGGCATATTCATTTCGTGCTTCTTATATGCGGCTAATGCAGCTTCACAGGTCTCGTCAGAACCTTCATCCGCATCTAAGGTAAAACCACAGTCCGGTGTCTTCATTTCGTACCATTTATACTGCCGGTTTAACAGAAAGTCTCCCCGCTGTGTGTGAATGTATTTAGGCTGCTGTAAATAGGCTGCCAGGGCTTCCAGCTCCTTCTGTCCGGCATCCCATTCCAGAACTTTCAGTACCAGGTACCGATTGTTCCATGACGCCACCCTATTCTCATCTAATATTTTGATTTTTGCTTTTTTGACTAAGAGCCTGTAAATCCCATACTGCTTGAAGTCATAGCCCCAGCCCGCTTCACGATCTGACGAAATAAGCCAGGTAAGAATCCCCTCACGCCGATCCAGCACCCCTGTTTTGCAGTCTACGGTAGCCTCCGTATAGACAAGAGGCCTGAGATAATCCTTCAAGTAAGCTGCGGCACCATTGGGCGCCTCTCGAAGCAGTGCATAGATTTCAATTTCTTCCTGCTCAAACTCCTCTTCAAATTCTTTTACACGTACAATACCCATAATGCCTCCTAATTTTTTAACAACCTGTTTTTATATAAGGATACCATATATTTTCTTCACAGAGTTTATAACCGGATTCCTATTTTATTTATATTCCTTGATTTCTTCTTCTGTCATGTTCAAAAGCCCGGCCACCCACATTCCTATGATATCGGAAAGAACGGGGTCACACCTGTATTCTTTTTCTCCATCCGGGTATGTACAGGAAAAAGCAGGTCCCCTTACAGCGGCTTCATAAAACTTCATAGCCAAACCTGCTAATTGATCGGGATTAAAAGAAAGAGATAATTTTTCGGCTATGGCACTGCGAATATTATCCCAGTCCCGATTCCGCTCTTTATAATCGTCTCTTACCTTTGACACATATGCCGCGCAAAAGGTATGAAGCAAAGTTTGATTTTCATACAGATATTTACAATCAAAGTCAGAAATACATCCGGCATGGAGCAGGAACGTCAATAATTCGTCCATATTTTCCGCTACTCTCCCGACACTGCCTTCACTGCTGATGAAACCGATACTGCCGTCTTCAAGAAAAACATATTCTCCTCCGCTGCCGTCACAGGCAAAAGCCTTGCATGGCATGGAGTAGGTTTCCTGATTTTCCGAAAACTGCACGTCCTGAAGCTGTTCATAAAAATAAATATCACATTCATGCATCAGCATGGTATTCAATTCTTTATTTTTTCCTATACTATTACAAAAGAAGCTGTCCATATATCCCTCTCTCCATACGCCTTACAGCGGATGATATTACTCAAAATATAAATAAGGATGCGCCTGTATCAGCGCATGCCAATCCCTGTCGTATTCTATAACACTTTTTATGGATAAGTATATTTATGATAACAACAATGGTCTATGGCATGAGCTGCAAGGCGATCATTACATACCCTGCCTGACAATTCCGGAGGAAGAAAAACATTCCATTGGCATATGGGAGCGGCGCAGGAAACGGTGCGACGGCCTTCTGTAACTGTTCTCCTTGTATCAGGATTATTATTTCTTGACCATTCATCAATTATTGGAAGTGCTTTCCTTAATCCATACCAATTATTCTCCAGCGGACTTTTATCGTTCAATCATTCTTCTTTGTTGTCTTTGGAATTGTTCCATCTGCTGCATAAAAAATTCCGATTCTTTTCTATCCGCGATGATATTTACACCCATTAACTTATTTAGTTTCTTCTCACGAAACCCATAAAAAACAG from Dialister invisus DSM 15470 includes:
- a CDS encoding DUF2262 domain-containing protein, with protein sequence MGIVRVKEFEEEFEQEEIEIYALLREAPNGAAAYLKDYLRPLVYTEATVDCKTGVLDRREGILTWLISSDREAGWGYDFKQYGIYRLLVKKAKIKILDENRVASWNNRYLVLKVLEWDAGQKELEALAAYLQQPKYIHTQRGDFLLNRQYKWYEMKTPDCGFTLDADEGSDETCEAALAAYKKHEMNMPELDRQLRAYAAGHMLDTANDWLGDADEEPITAEQFADRITLSELAFRNDGSIEAYYDDGDIFWGHCIIVRMDKNGNIEDAEIAG